The nucleotide sequence CATCGGCTTAAAAATATAAAAAAGCGCCACCAAAACAAACGCGAAAATCGCAGTCGAAACAGCATTTCTAACAGAGATCATATAAAGCTTGTTTTTCACAAAAGCACTTATAGTTAAAACCGCGTTAAAAAGCCCCAAACAGAAATTTATAAAATAAAACGCCATAGTGAGCTTAACATCATCTACTAGGGCTTCTGAAACGTTTATAAACTCTTTTAAATTTAGTATAAAAGCAGAACAAACCACGCAGATAAAAATGCAAAATATAAAATTTACGGCAAGAACAGATGAGTAGTATTTACTCGCTTGCAAGAGATTTCCTCTGTGGTATTCATACGCCACAAAACGTCCTGCGACTGAGTTTATAACCAAAGTTAAGATATAACCGTAATTTACAAATGAGTTTGCAAGACCTAAAAATCCATACGCTTCATCTCCTAAAACCTTTAAGATGAAAGGAGTTAAAAAGAAATTTATAAGCATCTGAAGACTGAAAACTACGATACTTGATATAAGATTTAAAGCCATTATAAGTAGATCACTTTATCTTAAAGACGAATAAATTTGTCTTTTCAAAATCTATAAAATTATGCATTTTGCATTGCAAATGAAATTTACATTTATAAGCAAAGGTCATCTTTTAAACGCTTTTTTAAATTTAAAACTCATTGGCAACACCTATCTCAAAATATATAAATCCAAGCTCTTTTAAAATATTTCTATCATACTGATTTCGCCCATCAAATATAATAGGAGTTTTAAGGCGATTTTTCATCTCTATAAAATCAGGAGCCCTAAACTCGCTCCACTCAGTCAGCAAAGCTAAGCAATCAGCTCCGTTTAGTGCGTCGTATTTGTTTGGGGCATAAATCACATCTAAATTTTTAAAATAAATTTTAGCTTCAGCGTAAGCTTTTGGATCAAAAACTTGCACTTTAGCTCCATTTTTTATAAGTAAATTTATAATAGTTATAGAAGTTGCTTCTCTCATATCATCGGTATTTGGTTTAAATGCAAGCCCCCAAATAGCTATGGTTTTACCTTGTAAATTACCATTAAAATATGCATTTATCTTATCAAAAATCACTCGTTTTTGAGCTTTATTTCTATCTTCAACTGCCTTTAAAACTAAAGGATCTATACCGTTTTGTTTAGCGGTGTAGATGAGCGCTTCAACGTCTTTTGGAAAACAGCTCCCGCCATAACCACATCCAGGATAGATAAAACTATATCCTATGCGAGAGTCACTTCCGATACCGCGCCTAACCATATTTATATCAGCTCCGACTTTTTCACAGATGGTAGCCATCTCATTTATAAAACTGATTTTAGTAGCAAGCATAGAGTTTGCGGCGTATTTCGTCATCTCCGCACTCTTTACGTCCATCTCTATAAGGCGGTTATGATTTTTCATAAATGGCGCGTAAAGCTCTCTTAAAGCGTTAAATCCAAACTCACTACTAGCTCCTACCACAACGC is from Campylobacter fetus subsp. testudinum 03-427 and encodes:
- the ugd gene encoding UDP-glucose 6-dehydrogenase (Pfam matches to PF03721.10 UDPG_MGDP_dh_N, and to PF00984.15 UDPG_MGDP_dh, and to PF03720.11 UDPG_MGDP_dh_C) — its product is MKIAVVGTGYVGLVSGACFAKMGNDVICIDVAEEKIQNLKQGIIPIYEPGLKEIVIEYYEKQNLRFSTDIKEALSFANVVFIAVGTPMGGDGQADLRYVLQVAKSIGEHMQRPLVVVDKSTVPVGTAHKVSEVISKEQQNRGVEIKFEVVSNPEFLKEGAAVEDFLKPDRVVVGASSEFGFNALRELYAPFMKNHNRLIEMDVKSAEMTKYAANSMLATKISFINEMATICEKVGADINMVRRGIGSDSRIGYSFIYPGCGYGGSCFPKDVEALIYTAKQNGIDPLVLKAVEDRNKAQKRVIFDKINAYFNGNLQGKTIAIWGLAFKPNTDDMREATSITIINLLIKNGAKVQVFDPKAYAEAKIYFKNLDVIYAPNKYDALNGADCLALLTEWSEFRAPDFIEMKNRLKTPIIFDGRNQYDRNILKELGFIYFEIGVANEF